Genomic segment of Avibacterium volantium:
CAATATTACTAAATGTACCCTCAATTTGTGTGACTGGGATTCCGCCTCCACCTCCACAAATAACAATATTGCCATTATCAAGTGCGGTCTTAATTGCGGCACTTTCTCTTACTTTGATTGGTTTTGGTGAAGCAACGACACGACGAAAATGTTGACCATCAGGTTTTATCGACCAGCCATATTTTTCCGCAAAGATTTTTGCTTCAGATTCTGAATATATCGCACCAATAAATTTAGTAGGATCGCTAAAAGCAGGATCATTAGCATCAACTTCAACATGTGTAAGTATAGAGACAATAGGTTTATTCGTCACTTTACGTAACTCTTGTACCAGCATCGTTGCGATCATCCCTTGAGTCTCAGAAACAAGGCAGCTTAAAGGATAAGCTGGAACTTCTTTATAATTATCATTCTGTTGAGCAAGTAAACCAACTTGTGGACCATTACCATGTACAATCGCAATTTGGTATTTTTCAGTTAGTTTACTTATTGCGTTAGCTGCAATTTGGATATTTTCTAATTGATTCTCATAAGACATTAATTGTCCACGTTTCAATAAAGCATTACCACCAAGGGCGATGACGATAGTCGATTTCATTATATTTTCTCCTGTTGTAATGTAAGAAGGGTCGTTTTCATACCTAATAAAGTATCAAACCCAGAGCTATGACCATAATTCAGAAAGTTTGCTAAGGCGAAAGGAAAATTTGTTCTTGGCATAGTCAATTTATATAAAAAACGGTAAAAAGGATAAGAGATAGCCCCTTGTAAAGCAGATAGAATAAAATTCGCACTAAGATATGTTGTGTTCTGTAATAAAAATTGAGGTTTTAAATAAGAATCTAGTATAGGAAAATAGCGTTCTTTTTGCCCTTTCAAATATAAGATTGCTAACATCCCAATGAGAGAATCATCGAAACTAGGAGTGAGTCCACGCCCAAAGCCAATTGAATTGATAAGTTCGAGTGTTGTAGCTTTATTTGGTTTTATCAAAAAATTGGTAATGAGTCCAAGTCTTTTTTTCTGTTCCAATGGATAATCAGAAAAATTTCGATCAAAATTTTGTAGATAAAATTGATGATTACTTGGAATATTACGAACATGAAGTGTTGTATTAAGTATTCTACCTGAGAATACTAGATGGACATCATTATTTAAAATTAATTGATTTTTTTTGCATAGAATAGTCTGTGTAGGTATTAATGTTTTATATAGATACTGAAAATCAGTATGTGATACAACAATTCCAAAAGGCGTTATATAGCGTACAGAAGGATGAATAGAAAATAATTGTCCTTGTGCGTTCACAAAATTAATCGCTTTACGATGAAGACTCAATACTGAGTAATCACCGAAAGCTGAAAAATGATGCGCATAAAAACGAGAGATTATTTTCATTTTATTAAAAGGGCGGAGAGATATCCGCCCCTCTCCTTGCTATTTATTCTATTTCTTCGGCTAATGCTTCTAATGCGGCTTCAAAACAAGCTAGAGGCGCACGAACGGTACCGGCTCCAACCTGTCCAATGCCCGGATCTTTATGTGCTATTCCTGTATTAATTAGAGGGGTAATGCCCGTTTCTACGACTCGACGGATATCTAACCCAACACAAGCCCCTTTAAAATCCCAAGTTGGAATAAGCAGCATTTCATTATTATCTAAATAAATTTCGCTCATTTCTTCTGAAACATCGAGAGCAGCATCAAAACCTCCGGCTCCAACAAAGCGTGTTACACCCGGTGCTGCGATCATTGCTGCACCACCAATCCCAAAGGTTTCAGTAATTGCACTATCTCCAATATCTGGATTAGCATCATTTTGCGTAAATCCGGTGAAGAACAAACCTTGGGGCGTATTAACTGGTGCGGTGAACCAACGATTGCCTAATCCACTGACACGTATTCCAAAATCTTTACCATTACGAGTAAGAGCAGTAACAACAGAACCTTTACCTACGGTCGCAGCGGCATCCATTACCGCTTTACAATATGCCATTGCAAGATTAAGAAAGAATTGATCCGTTGCACTTAAAAATTCCATCACTTTGGTTAATTCAGATACATCGCGTTTTTGTTTAAAAATAAGTGGTGCAAGTGTTTTTGAAAGTAATGCTGAGGCGGCAATATTACGTTGATGAAATTCATCACCCATTGTAATCGCCTGTGCCATTAATGCAGTGAGATCTAAGCCTTCGGGTAAACTTTGTAAAGCCTCATTAAGCACTGGGGCTAAATGATCTCTCATCCACTGTAAACGCGTTTGAACATCAAGACCATAAGCCCCAAAACGCATCACTTTCCCTATTCCTTCATTCAAATTACAGTAAGAATAATTTCCATGGGTTTTATTTTTTAGCACTGATACTGGCATATTCGCAGAAGTGATTCCTCCCATTGGACCAACTGCATTAACATTATG
This window contains:
- a CDS encoding carbamate kinase, encoding MKSTIVIALGGNALLKRGQLMSYENQLENIQIAANAISKLTEKYQIAIVHGNGPQVGLLAQQNDNYKEVPAYPLSCLVSETQGMIATMLVQELRKVTNKPIVSILTHVEVDANDPAFSDPTKFIGAIYSESEAKIFAEKYGWSIKPDGQHFRRVVASPKPIKVRESAAIKTALDNGNIVICGGGGGIPVTQIEGTFSNIDCVIDKDATAALLATQIQASYLVILTDGDGIYLNWGTPEQIKLDEIDTNKLATYTFAKGSMQPKVDAVIEFVNSEKGRIGLIADLQLASEALSGKAGTRITN
- a CDS encoding DUF2877 domain-containing protein — translated: MKIISRFYAHHFSAFGDYSVLSLHRKAINFVNAQGQLFSIHPSVRYITPFGIVVSHTDFQYLYKTLIPTQTILCKKNQLILNNDVHLVFSGRILNTTLHVRNIPSNHQFYLQNFDRNFSDYPLEQKKRLGLITNFLIKPNKATTLELINSIGFGRGLTPSFDDSLIGMLAILYLKGQKERYFPILDSYLKPQFLLQNTTYLSANFILSALQGAISYPFYRFLYKLTMPRTNFPFALANFLNYGHSSGFDTLLGMKTTLLTLQQEKI
- a CDS encoding DUF1116 domain-containing protein — its product is MKYDINQANQEVITKIKSARPFWLGVKLAKEVIPEFNEGKLLLHAGPPITWDEMTGPMQGACIGAAFYEKWAETEEQARELLASGQVRFMPCHNVNAVGPMGGITSANMPVSVLKNKTHGNYSYCNLNEGIGKVMRFGAYGLDVQTRLQWMRDHLAPVLNEALQSLPEGLDLTALMAQAITMGDEFHQRNIAASALLSKTLAPLIFKQKRDVSELTKVMEFLSATDQFFLNLAMAYCKAVMDAAATVGKGSVVTALTRNGKDFGIRVSGLGNRWFTAPVNTPQGLFFTGFTQNDANPDIGDSAITETFGIGGAAMIAAPGVTRFVGAGGFDAALDVSEEMSEIYLDNNEMLLIPTWDFKGACVGLDIRRVVETGITPLINTGIAHKDPGIGQVGAGTVRAPLACFEAALEALAEEIE